A stretch of Lactuca sativa cultivar Salinas chromosome 6, Lsat_Salinas_v11, whole genome shotgun sequence DNA encodes these proteins:
- the LOC128126834 gene encoding uncharacterized protein LOC128126834: MSWAQFVERFEAQYVPKVEQQQMQQEFMALQQTTESVSDLNAKFLEILSFCPSFAGNEAWLVSRYTAILHTEIQEFVSMQEFPTLSAIMDAARRREIELQTQSKRKANDTSSKTSGDAQKKKKQGVPQITFVAPVCYYCNETGHKKPECPKLKAGKGGGGTNPAIASSSKGPTMVTRGRAHQMTADEPVITATVAGTYLLDSEPAVVMFDSGATHSFVSRTFINRLGHSIGKLARLMVVEVADNRTIYVTDVYRGCTLEFSGVEFPIDLIPIAMQELYVIVGMDWLDAFDVEIHCRKKQVRVRNPRGGELIIQGDIPCLAMVSCSSTIALDDVPIVLNFSDVFPEELPRLPPIRQMASPARLNQLQMEQVMDIFAEEFNNAFNELIPGVTNDIINQVSDLLDERLAAIPGGALPAPPVRDSAYYFEKLSKCSPPHWNGESDPVATKHWVSDVEGAFMTVGCPDQYKVVIAMNQLRKRGKTWWNTITALLNEE, from the exons atgtcttgggcccaatttgtggaGAGGTTCGAGGCACAATATGTGCCTAAGGTGGAGCAACAGCAGATGCagcaagagttcatggccttacAGCAAACTACCGAGTCTGTTAGCGACCTAAACGCCAAGTTCTTGGAGATACTATCTTTTTGTCCCTCGTTTGCCGGGAACGAGGCCTGGTTGGTCAGCCGATACACTGCCATTCTACATACCGAGATTCAGGAATTCGTTAGCATGCAGGAGTTCCCGACTTTATCCGCGATCATGGATGCAGCGAGGAGGAGGGAAATAGAGTTGCAGACCCAGTCCAAGAGGAAGGCCAATGACACCTCCTCCAAGACATCCGGAGATGCCCAGAAAAAGAAAAAGCAGGGTG TTCCTCAGATTACTTTTGTTGCTCCCGTCTGCTATTACTGCAACGAGACAGGACACAAGAAGCCCGAATGCCCGAAGTTGAAGGCTGGTAAAGGAGGCGGAGGTACAAATCCTGCAATTGCATCGTCTTCTAAGGGACCCACTATGGTGACACGAGGTCGTGCTCACCAGATGACTGCGGATGAGCCGGTGATTACCGCGACAGTGGCag GCACTTATTTGCTAGATTCCGAGCCCGctgttgttatgtttgatagtGGTGCTACCCATTCTTTTGTATCCCGCACGTTTATTAATCGTTTGGGGCATAGTATCGGAAAATTGGCTCGCCTAATGGTTGTCGAAGTTGCCGACAACCGCACTATTTATGTCACCGATGTTTATCGGGGTTGCACTCTCGAGTTTTCTGGAGTTGAATTCCCTATTGATCTTATCCCTATTGCGATGCAAGAGCTCTAcgttatcgtaggcatggattggcttgatGCGTTTGATGTGGAAATCCACTGTCGTAAGAAGCAAGTTCGTGTTCGAAACCCTAGAGGTGGAGAACTTATTATTCAGGGGGACATCCCCTGCCTGGCTATGGTTTCTTGCTCTTCTACTATAGCACTAGACGACGTTCCTATCGTTTTGAACTTCagcgatgtctttccggaggaactCCCTCGCTTGCCACCTAttcggcaa ATGGCTTCGCCGGctcgacttaatcagctccaaatggAGCAAGTTATGGATATTTTTGCTGAGGAATTCAATAACGCTTTCAACGAACTAATCCCGGGTGTGACCAATGACATAATCAACCAGGTCAGTGATCTTCTGGATGAGCGCCTCGCAGCTATTCCTGGGGGAGCGTTACCGGCTCCGCCCGTTCGGGATTCGGCATACTACTTCGAGAAGTTAAGCAAGTGTAGCCCTCCTCATTGGAACGGTGAATCCGACCCAGTTGCTACTAAGCACTGGGTGTCAGATGTTGAGGGCGCCTTCATGACTGTTGGGTGTCCGGACCAGTACAAAGTTGTGATCGCCATGAATCAGCTGCGAAAAAGAGGAAAGACATGGTGGAACACCATCACCGCTCTATTAAACGAAGAATAA